From Labeo rohita strain BAU-BD-2019 unplaced genomic scaffold, IGBB_LRoh.1.0 scaffold_1139, whole genome shotgun sequence, a single genomic window includes:
- the LOC127157640 gene encoding endonuclease domain-containing 1 protein-like, whose product MFVLGLFTCIVLSAFSAQAKVVLSFDECKGFFYKDKEPEGLDQNAKKICQMLDYDNYYYASLYSVHHRIPLYSAYTFDPDCSNTAGRTENWHIEPQISQPESRTDHMVNERDSDKNIIKKYQAISSDYSNSGYDRGLLNPNSFHCEEGRKATFTLTNVAPIDAGFNRIHWKNWENALRSFLRSKLDSDGGSAAVYTVTGTVPGDDAQIPQRGTSEDPERVTVPSHIWTAVCYKHQLNDSKSFSFGYIGKNQPEGDISLMSISDLDDQLSRLYSKLLKTPQLIRMFVDNCFDDSKKLNEIKGVFDKLINLPANQGDQMATKVQSMSHTLKRVVRGSWYPYLTVSGSRCRSDHRCGKHGENYYWCWTDYGWDYCSPPLVGSRAKNGQYCQSNYTCGTYGYGYKWCYTDDGSNDMCCTSDSCHSAVNDKTCWNYHPCGYHGYDYLWCYTDDKANWEYCCKDCGQ is encoded by the exons ACCAGAAGGACTGGATCAGAATGCCAAGAAAATCTGTCAGATGCTTGATTATGATAACTACTATTACGCTTCACTGTACTCCGTTCATCACAGGATCCCTCTCTACAGCGCCTACACATTTGACCCTGACTGCTCAAACACTGCTGGAAGAACAGAAAACTGGCACATCGAGCCACAG ATTTCCCAACCTGAATCCCGAACTGATCATATGGTCAATGAGAGGGactctgataaaaacattattaaaaaatatcaagcCATCAGCAGCGACTACAGCAACTCTGGATATGATCGTGGACTCCTGAACCCCAACAGCTTTCATTGTGAAGAAGGTCGTAAAGCAACTTTCACACTGACCAATGTTGCACCTATAGATGCAGGCTTTAACCGTATCCACTGGAAGAACTGGGAGAATGCGCTGAGGAGTTTCTTAAGAAGCAAGCTTGACAGTGATGGTGGTTCTGCAGCAGTCTACACTGTCACAGGTACAGTACCTGGTGACGATGCACAGATACCACAGCGGGGAACCTCTGAAGACCCAGAAAGAGTGACGGTGCCCTCTCACATCTGGACAGCCGTCTGTTATAAACACCAACTTAATGACTCAAAGTCATTTTCCTTCGGTTATATTGGGAAAAACCAGCCGGAAGGTGACATAAGCCTGATGAGCATCTCAGACCTGGATGATCAACTCAGCAGACTCTATAGTAAGCTGTTAAAAACTCCTCAGTTAATTAGGATGTTTGTTGATAATTGTTTTGATgacagtaaaaaattaaatgaaattaagggTGTATTTGACAAACTAATAAATCTGCCAGCGAACCAAGGAGACCAGATGGCCACAAAAGTGCAGAGCATGTCTCACACACTGAAAAGGGTAGTCAGAGGTTCCTGGTACCCATATTTAACAGTTAGTGGGTCCCGGTGCAGGTCTGATCACCGCTGTGGCAAACATGGTGAGAATTACTACTGGTGCTGGACCGATTATGGCTGGGACTACTGCAGCCCTCCACTGGTGGGAAGTAGAGCTAAAAATGGGCAGTACTGCCAAAGCAACTACACCTGTGGCACATATGGTTATGGATATAAGTGGTGCTACACAGACGATGGCAGTAATGACATGTGCTGTACTTCTGATAGCTGCCACTCAGCTGTGAATGACAAGACCTGCTGGAATTATCACCCCTGTGGATACCATGGCTATGATTACCTGTGGTGCTATACTGATGATAAAGCCAACTGGGAATACTGTTGCAAAGACTGTGGTCAGTAG